From a single Deltaproteobacteria bacterium genomic region:
- a CDS encoding RNA polymerase sigma factor RpoD/SigA, with product MNEIDDITLDLELDSAPPAAAKADPSDADGAMSKYFRDISEHRVLTPEEETALAQDIEALEIEVWKRLFSYGPVARYLAARLERDLEEPPVRALRALARAAARAGSRPNKQARAALERAADRAARAVRPLDLDKDLLKAVMADLERHAERGAKAGDIPVSGASRTYQRYVAYVRQAADAAASAREAFVRANLRLVISIARRYAKGPMSLADLIQEGNLGLLKAVDRFDHRRGFRFSTYASWWIRHAVGRALADRGREVRVPVHMVDAGYRLKKARRELLAKLGRDPTEKELADAVDMPVAKLRQMSTLLLGHPVSMNQPVGGDDERSLIDVFQDPAAEESTPDEQIDKETISRALREVMLDLSSIETDVVRRRFGLDGEREHTLQEIADEYQRSRERIRQIQAGALRKMRVALSRRNIRAA from the coding sequence ATGAACGAAATCGACGACATCACTTTGGATCTGGAACTCGACAGCGCCCCGCCGGCGGCGGCGAAGGCCGATCCGTCGGATGCCGACGGCGCCATGTCGAAGTACTTCCGCGACATTTCGGAACACCGCGTGCTCACGCCCGAGGAGGAGACGGCGCTGGCGCAGGATATCGAGGCCCTCGAAATCGAGGTGTGGAAGCGCCTGTTTTCGTACGGGCCGGTCGCGCGCTACCTGGCCGCCCGCCTCGAGCGCGACCTCGAGGAGCCGCCGGTGCGCGCCCTGCGCGCGCTCGCCCGCGCGGCGGCCCGCGCCGGCTCGCGCCCCAACAAGCAGGCGCGCGCGGCGCTCGAGCGCGCCGCGGATCGCGCGGCACGGGCGGTTCGCCCGCTCGATCTCGACAAGGACCTGCTCAAAGCGGTGATGGCCGACCTCGAGCGGCACGCGGAGCGCGGCGCGAAGGCCGGCGACATCCCCGTGTCGGGCGCCAGTCGCACCTACCAGCGCTACGTCGCCTACGTGCGCCAGGCGGCCGATGCCGCGGCCAGCGCGCGCGAGGCGTTCGTCCGCGCCAACCTGCGGCTCGTCATCAGCATCGCGCGCCGCTACGCGAAGGGGCCGATGAGCCTCGCGGACCTCATCCAGGAGGGCAACCTCGGCCTTCTCAAGGCGGTCGATCGGTTCGATCACCGGCGCGGCTTCCGGTTTTCGACCTACGCGAGCTGGTGGATCCGCCACGCCGTCGGCCGCGCGCTCGCCGACCGCGGTCGCGAGGTGCGCGTGCCGGTCCACATGGTGGACGCCGGCTACCGGCTCAAGAAAGCGCGCCGCGAACTGCTCGCCAAGCTCGGCCGGGATCCGACCGAGAAGGAGCTGGCCGACGCGGTGGACATGCCGGTCGCCAAGCTGCGCCAGATGAGCACGCTGCTGCTCGGCCACCCGGTGTCGATGAACCAGCCGGTCGGTGGCGACGACGAGCGCTCGCTGATCGACGTGTTCCAGGACCCGGCCGCCGAGGAGTCCACGCCGGACGAGCAGATCGACAAGGAGACCATCTCGCGCGCGCTGCGCGAGGTGATGCTCGACCTGTCGTCAATCGAAACCGACGTCGTGCGCCGCCGATTCGGTCTCGACGGCGAGCGCGAGCACACCCTGCAGGAGATCGCCGACGAGTACCAGCGGTCGCGCGAGCGCATCCGCCAGATCCAGGCCGGCGCGCTCCGCAAGATGCGGGTGGCGCTGTCGCGGCGCAACATCCGCGCGGCGTAG
- the fetB gene encoding iron export ABC transporter permease subunit FetB: MAAHARCRARGRHAPAGGRARARRPAPAGRRRWCGARRRHRRRSRVRRWRPAARPARGGFVVGPQPIGVGQLAAAALLVVVGLGAVRTFRLGLERDLAWAATRTVAQLSVVGYVLVWIFARAEFGWVALAFGVMLTAATWTAAHRVARPIPGLLGSAAVALAVSCGATTFAVTALIVRADPWWAPRYFLPLAGMIVGNAMNAAALAAERLQSEIAARADEIEERLALAAAPRQAVAPALRAALRAALIPTINSMLTVGLVSIPGMMTGQMVAGADPSMAARYQIVVMFMLAAATTWAAVLIGALLYGRFFTRAWQLRRDALGAP; this comes from the coding sequence GTGGCGGCGCACGCGCGGTGCCGCGCTCGTGGTCGTCACGCACCGGCTGGCGGACGTGCGCGCGCTCGGCGGCCAGCTCCTGCTGGTCGACGGCGGTGGTGTGGCGCTCGCCGGAGACACCGCCGCCGTTCTCGAGTCCGCCGGTGGCGCCCGGCTGCGCGCCCTGCTCGCGGGGGATTCGTAGTGGGACCGCAGCCGATCGGCGTCGGCCAGCTCGCGGCGGCCGCGCTGCTGGTCGTCGTGGGGCTCGGCGCGGTCCGCACGTTTCGCCTCGGTCTCGAGCGCGATCTGGCGTGGGCGGCGACGCGCACCGTCGCGCAGCTGTCGGTCGTCGGCTACGTCCTCGTCTGGATCTTCGCGCGCGCCGAGTTCGGCTGGGTCGCGCTCGCGTTCGGCGTGATGTTGACCGCGGCGACGTGGACGGCCGCGCACCGCGTCGCTCGCCCGATCCCCGGACTGCTCGGCTCGGCGGCGGTGGCGCTCGCGGTGTCGTGCGGCGCGACCACGTTCGCCGTGACCGCGCTGATCGTGCGCGCCGATCCCTGGTGGGCGCCGCGCTACTTTCTGCCGTTGGCCGGGATGATCGTCGGCAACGCGATGAACGCGGCGGCGCTCGCGGCCGAACGCCTGCAGTCCGAGATCGCCGCGCGCGCCGACGAGATCGAGGAGCGGCTCGCGCTCGCGGCGGCGCCGCGGCAGGCGGTGGCGCCCGCGTTGCGCGCGGCCCTGCGCGCGGCGCTCATTCCGACGATTAATTCGATGCTCACGGTCGGTCTGGTGTCGATCCCGGGCATGATGACCGGCCAGATGGTCGCGGGCGCCGATCCGTCGATGGCTGCGCGCTACCAGATCGTCGTGATGTTCATGCTCGCGGCGGCGACGACGTGGGCCGCGGTGCTGATCGGCGCCCTGCTGTACGGGCGGTTCTTTACGCGCGCGTGGCAGCTGCGCCGCGACGCGCTCGGCGCACCGTGA
- a CDS encoding ABC transporter ATP-binding protein, with the protein MTAIGVGTPRHEDRSDAPAAASAPSPAAVELRGAAAGPAGAPVVAGVTWRVPAGGVGVIVGPSGSGKSRLLRLLNRLDEPAAGHVSVLGRPIADWPPRALRRAVGWVPQRPVLSEGTARDQLALPARLGVVAAGDAAARARDAARIAGVADELLARPVSVLSGGERTRVAIARALVLDPRVLALDEPTSGLDGASAAALLARLDQWRRTRGAALVVVTHRLADVRALGGQLLLVDGGGVALAGDTAAVLESAGGARLRALLAGDS; encoded by the coding sequence ATGACTGCCATCGGAGTGGGGACACCACGGCACGAAGATAGATCCGACGCCCCCGCCGCTGCAAGCGCGCCGTCGCCGGCCGCGGTCGAACTGCGCGGCGCCGCGGCCGGCCCCGCTGGCGCACCGGTCGTCGCCGGCGTCACGTGGCGGGTGCCGGCAGGCGGGGTCGGCGTGATCGTCGGCCCGTCGGGGTCGGGCAAGTCGCGGCTGTTGCGCCTGCTCAACCGGCTGGACGAACCCGCCGCCGGCCACGTGTCCGTGCTCGGCCGGCCGATCGCCGACTGGCCGCCGCGCGCGCTGCGGCGAGCGGTCGGCTGGGTGCCGCAGCGGCCGGTGTTGTCCGAGGGCACCGCGCGCGATCAGCTCGCGCTGCCGGCGCGGCTCGGCGTCGTGGCGGCCGGCGACGCCGCGGCGCGAGCGCGCGACGCCGCCCGGATCGCGGGCGTCGCGGACGAGCTGCTCGCTCGGCCCGTGTCCGTGCTGTCCGGCGGCGAGCGCACGCGCGTGGCCATCGCGCGGGCGCTCGTCCTCGACCCGCGCGTGCTCGCGCTGGACGAGCCGACCTCCGGCCTCGACGGCGCGTCGGCCGCCGCGTTGCTCGCGCGCCTCGACCAGTGGCGGCGCACGCGCGGTGCCGCGCTCGTGGTCGTCACGCACCGGCTGGCGGACGTGCGCGCGCTCGGCGGCCAGCTCCTGCTGGTCGACGGCGGTGGTGTGGCGCTCGCCGGAGACACCGCCGCCGTTCTCGAGTCCGCCGGTGGCGCCCGGCTGCGCGCCCTGCTCGCGGGGGATTCGTAG